A stretch of Ipomoea triloba cultivar NCNSP0323 chromosome 13, ASM357664v1 DNA encodes these proteins:
- the LOC116001334 gene encoding uncharacterized protein LOC116001334, which produces MAANDGSASERTVSDVAEEFLPAVSAATSSTAAARVRNPAFVAWSRRDQGLLSLLVSSLSEEVLSIAVGCRTSKELWDAIEQSLASASQSRQLHLLSQLHGLRQGDSSTAEYLGRARLIVEDLALAGRKVTLEEQNLYVFRGLRPEFKDVTSSLAVRGHPVTLLDTTLPLLNPSQNNEGDAIHADVELSGSVVSLLELADLLGAQDFIAGDDYALPGAAAPAAFAAQGGRQSRGRGGGRSVVLVPVLLAVAEDLHGAAAVLVGSHVAVGEAVAEALPSNAKFVGDSANNVTAHTWLPNTGATHHATPDIAALSNSEDYVGNDTLRVGDGYSDQGNSFAGQ; this is translated from the exons ATGGCTGCGAATGACGGTTCTGCCTCTGAACGTaccgtttcagatgttgct GAGGAGTTCCTCCCTGCCGTGTCTGCTGCTACCTCGTCCACTGCTGCTGCCCGCGTTCGGAATCCGGCGTTTGTTGCGTGGTCTCGCCGTGATCAAGGGTTGCTATCTCTCCTTGTTTCTTCGCTGTCCGAGGAGGTGCTCTCCATCGCCGTCGGCTGTCGGACatcgaaggagttgtgggatgccattgagcagtcTCTAGCTTCCGCCTCTCAATCCCGCCAACTTCACTTGCTCAGCCAACTCCATGGTCTTCGGCAAGGAGATTCATCGACGGCAGAGTATCTCGGGCGTGCTcggcttattgttgaagatttagctCTCGCCGGCCGGAAGGTAACGCTGGAAGAACAGAACCTGTACGTGTTCCGCGGCCTTCGACCGGAGTTCAAGGATGTCACCTCTTCGCTGGCGGTTCGAGGACATCCGGTGACGCTCCTTGATACAACACTACCACTGCTGAATCCAAGTCAAAATAATGAGGGAGATGCCATACATGCAGATGTGGAGCT CAGTGGTAGTGTTGTATCACTCCTTgagcttgctgacttgctgggcgCGCAGGACTTCATCGCCGGTGATGATTACGCACTGCCTGGAGCTGCTGCACCGGCGGCTTTCGCTGCTCAGGGAGGTCGCCAGTCGCGTGGTCGTGGAGGAGGCCGTTCGGTCGTGCTGGTTCCGGTTCTGCTCGCGGTCGCAGAGGATCTGCATGGCGCGGCGGCGGTTCTGGTCggcagtcacgtggcggtgggAGAGGCCGTGGCAGAGGCTCTTCCATCCAATGCCAAATTTGTG GGTGATTCGGCGAATAATGTGACTGCTCATACCTGGTTGCCCAACACCGGTGCAACGCATCATGCCACGCCTGATATAGCCGCCCTCTCTAATTCTGAGGATTATGTTGGTAACGACACCTTGCGTGTTGGTGACG gatattcggacCAAGGAAACTCTTTTGCGGGGCAATAG